Proteins from a genomic interval of Nerophis lumbriciformis linkage group LG01, RoL_Nlum_v2.1, whole genome shotgun sequence:
- the LOC133614623 gene encoding snaclec botrocetin subunit beta-like, translated as MALSCPLVQHPTALKTPKMAFSLRVFFLLCGISGLMTGAWSRPSKEVCCPKGWTQLDDHCYIFQADERMFLDAESVCNILGGNLASITSAVKNSVVQDLVNHAEVDEAWIGLSDAIETGTFLWTDGKPFEFSDFPSALPTDGCVVIDADATTESWQGEDCDSLEPYVCIRDACCDHHN; from the exons ATGGCTCTTAGTTGTCCCTTAGTTCAGCATCCAACAGCCCTGAAAACTCCAAAG ATGGCGTTTTCTCTTCGCGTGTTTTTCCTCCTTTGTGGGATCAGTGGACTGATGACTGGAGCT TGGTCTCGTCCTAGCAAAG AAGTTTGCTGTCCCAAGGGATGGACTCAGTTGGATGATCACTGTTACATCTTCCAAGCTGACGAAAGGATGTTTCTAGATGCAGAG AGTGTCTGCAACATTCTTGGTGGGAATCTGGCCTCAATCACCAGTGCGGTGAAAAACTCAGTCGTTCAAGACCTGGTTAATCATGCGGAAGTAGATGAAGCCTGGATTGGACTCAGTGATGCCATTGAG ACGGGAACCTTTCTTTGGACTGATGGCAAACCCTTCGAATTTAGTGATTTTCCATCAGCACTTCCTACGGATGGATGTGTGGTTATTGATGCTGACGCCACCACCG aatCATGGCAAGGTGAGGATTGTGACAGCCTAGAGCCATACGTTTGCATCAGAGACGCGTGCTGTGACCACCATAACTAA